GAACCAGGTGATCAAAGTCCCGAGCACTAACCCCGGCCCGAACGGAAATCCCTCCTCCTGATCCTTCTTCTTGAAGATTTCCAGTGGCAAATTGATGAACAGTGCCGCCAGACAGCCGACGAAGAAGCTGATAATGGTCATCTGCCAGCCGAGGAAGGCCCCAACCATCATCATCAGATCGGCATCGCCCAGCCCCAAGGGTTCCCGGCCCAGCACAATCATAAACAGAAAACGCACGGCCCGGACAAAGAACATCCCCGCCAGAGCCCCGGCCAGAGCATTCGCCAGACCGAGTTGAATACTGCCCGGGGGCAGAAATTCGGGCAGCGGCCCCCAAACCGGCCACGCAGTCAGCCCGGCCGGGATCAGGCCGTGCAGTTCCGGCATGAACCAACCCTGATTGTTCGGCAGGCCCGCGGCCACCATTGGATTATTCGGCCAGGGCCAGGGGAGCAGAGTCGTGAAGATCAGGCCGAAGACAGTGCCCGGGAGGGTGACCGTCAGCGGAATCAGCTTGTGGTCAATATCGCACCAGGTGGCCACGATGAGATAGCTGAGGAACAGGGCATCCCGAACGAACAGAACCAGCATCTGCCAGGGGATATCGCCATGTTCCAGACGATATTTGTGAGTTTTGATGAAGGGAATACCTTCAACGTTCCAGTGAAATTCGACATAGAAAAGCAGCGCGAATAGAGTGCCGGTCATCAACTCGATCCACATATACCGGCTGGAATAGGGCACGCCGCAATGACGGCACTTACCGCGCGAGATAATGTAGGAGAGTACCGGGATGTTGCTCCAGCCGCGCAGCGGCGTCAGGCAGTTCATGCAGCGTGAACCGGGCCAGAGAATGCTCTTTTCCAGCGGCAGCCGATAGATGCAGACGTTCAGCAGGCTACCGATGATGGTGCCCAGAACGAAAGCGCAAATCAGGAAATAGGGTTCGAAGACGAAAAGCGGGAATCCCATGCTTCCAGAATAGCAGCGGCAACGCGGTCCGGGAATAAGGAGTCACATGAAATTTGAAGATCGGCCAATTGTGTGTAGAGCGGCGTGCGAATATCCAGCATTTGCTGAATTTCGGACAATCCGCCGCCAGCAAGGTTCGGCCGACGGTCCGCTGTGGTCATATCGGCGTGAATCCGGCCGAATAACGTCTCCGGGCTGGCACTCAGCCAGACCACGAAGCCGGTATTCTTCATAATTTTCCGATTTTCTTCCCGGAGAACGATGCCGCCGCCGGTGGAGATGACCGTTTTGTGTTCCCGGCTCAGTTCGAGAAGATTTTCCGACTCCCGATCGCGAAAGGCCGGCTCGCCCTGTGCGGCGAAGTATTCCCGAATCGTCGTCTGGTGCTTCTGTTCGAAAAGGGTATCGGCATCGACATAGCGCCAATTCAAATGCTGCGCCAGAAGGGGGCCGACCGTGCTTTTGCCCGAGCCGCGATAACCGATGAGATAAATGCGATCCTTCATACCACGGCTCCCGCAAGGATGCCCGCTTCGCCCGGAACGGCCAGAAAAGGAGTCTGGCAGTTCTCGCAGGTGATCAATCGCTGCTTCCAGAGGAGTTCGTGGTAAGCGTCCTTCTCCTGCTGCTGATAATACTCGACATAATGCTGGAACGTTTCAAAGTAGTAGTCGGTCCAGGAGTGCAATTTGCGAACAATTTCCTTGGGAACTTTGGGAGAGACGGTGAACTTGACATCGTCGATTTTCTTCTTGTCGAAAAACAGCCCTTCTTCGCAAAGCACAATGGCATGTTCAGCCGTTCCACCCAGAGCTTCCGAGCGCTGAATCATCATCAACAGATCGGGTTCCTTGAGGAGGATCTGGGAGAGTTCGCCTTCCGTCCCTGCCAGCGAGAAGACCGTTTCGACTTCGCCGAGGGTCTTCCAGTCGTAGACTTTGCCTCGTTTCCAGAGCGTGTAAAGGTTCCAGAGTCCCGATTCATTTTCGCTGGCGATGGCCTGACCCAGACTGGGGTAGAGTTTTCCCATCAAATGCAATTTTCGCGGCTGCCAGCCGACTTCGAACCATTTCTGGCAGAGCAGGACGCGCAGCCGGACGCGAACTTCGCGGTCTTCGGTCGCGCGGGGCAGCATCTGCAGTACTTCATCCGCATAAGCTAGCGGCAATTCTCCTGAAGCGACCGAGGCAATGTGATCGAGGAGGCGCAGGACTAACGCAACTGCAGTGATATCCTCGACCTGCAGCATCCGCAGCGTGCTGGATACCATCAGCCGGTACATCCGGGTGTTGCCGTTCTCCTCCATGCGGGAGTTGACGGCATTGGCACAGATTTTTGTCTGTCGCAGAATTTCCCCGAAGCGGACAATCGGCATCCGCTGGTGCGATTCAAACAGACAGATCTCATAGACCATGGCCATTTGCTTGACGTTGAAAGCATTGGCGTGAAACTGCGGGGCGGCCTCTTCCCAGAAGGCTTCCACCAGTTCCTGATCCTGGTCGATTTTCTTATCAGCGCGGTTATTGATGAGCCACAGGGGAACCGCCGACACGATCAGACTGATGAGGATCAGCACGACGTGATTGCCATGAATATTCGAAATGAATAAGGCCAGCAGCAGACCAGCGATCAGGACCGGCATCGTCGTGAGCCAGATGTAGGCCCGAGAGGATAATTCGCTGACCAGCACCATACGCTTGGGTCGATTGTCGCCAGGGTATTCGAGCAGATAGCGGTCGTAGAAATAGGTTTCGTCCTTGCGGAGTTCCCAATTGGTCCAGACGATACGGTCGCCCTCGCGCAGTACGCTGGGAGGTACGGCGGCCTCCACCAGCACGGCTTCGCGGGCGCACTTCGGACAGACCGTAATTTGGCGAACGGGATACGGCATCTATTCAATCAGTTAGGCGATTCGCATCCGCTGGAGCGGAGAATCAGTTGAAGGCAGCGGTCTTCGAAGAAGGGCTTCGACCACTTCCCCGAGCCGTTTCACAGCGGCTTCCAGCAGGGCTTTACCGGTCTCGGCCGTGGCGAATTCCGGATAGCCGACGGCTCCCTGCCGGGTGCACTGGCTCATATCCTCGGCTACGTAAACACCCCGGCAGGCCTCGTCGCGGTATCGGGTGTCGTCGTTGCGGATGCGATCGGTTCGCACCAGATCGGGACGAAGAGCCATAATCATCGAGGTTTCGTACTCGCAGGCGTGGCCCATCTTTCGGCGCGGCCCCTGCCCCAACTCGGCGAATTCCGCCTCGGCCACTTCCCAGTAGGTGGCCGCCGTCATCAGTCGGTCGGGGAATTCCGGTTGCAGCCGTTGCAAAGCCACCTTCATCGTATCGATGTTCCCGCCATGCCCGTTGAGGATCATAATTCGGGTGAACTGACTCTTCAGGACGGAACGAATCAAGTCGCCCACCAGATCGATATGGCGATCAACCTGCGCCGAGAGTGTTCCGCCAAACGGCAGATGGTGATCGCTGGCTCCCAGCCATTGCGTCGGCAGCAGGAGCACCTTTGCCTGCAAGGCGCGTTCCA
The genomic region above belongs to Telmatocola sphagniphila and contains:
- a CDS encoding prepilin peptidase, whose product is MGFPLFVFEPYFLICAFVLGTIIGSLLNVCIYRLPLEKSILWPGSRCMNCLTPLRGWSNIPVLSYIISRGKCRHCGVPYSSRYMWIELMTGTLFALLFYVEFHWNVEGIPFIKTHKYRLEHGDIPWQMLVLFVRDALFLSYLIVATWCDIDHKLIPLTVTLPGTVFGLIFTTLLPWPWPNNPMVAAGLPNNQGWFMPELHGLIPAGLTAWPVWGPLPEFLPPGSIQLGLANALAGALAGMFFVRAVRFLFMIVLGREPLGLGDADLMMMVGAFLGWQMTIISFFVGCLAALFINLPLEIFKKKDQEEGFPFGPGLVLGTLITWFSWRWLGRELQDILFSPFILGALAVFMSGGILVITPLVTFVLNRGPEEPAGK
- a CDS encoding shikimate kinase; the protein is MKDRIYLIGYRGSGKSTVGPLLAQHLNWRYVDADTLFEQKHQTTIREYFAAQGEPAFRDRESENLLELSREHKTVISTGGGIVLREENRKIMKNTGFVVWLSASPETLFGRIHADMTTADRRPNLAGGGLSEIQQMLDIRTPLYTQLADLQISCDSLFPDRVAAAILEAWDSRFSSSNPIS
- a CDS encoding creatininase family protein, whose amino-acid sequence is MRFVDLTWPDIQEIPCDGVVVVIPIAACEQHSLHLPVFTDTILTTAIAEGLERALQAKVLLLPTQWLGASDHHLPFGGTLSAQVDRHIDLVGDLIRSVLKSQFTRIMILNGHGGNIDTMKVALQRLQPEFPDRLMTAATYWEVAEAEFAELGQGPRRKMGHACEYETSMIMALRPDLVRTDRIRNDDTRYRDEACRGVYVAEDMSQCTRQGAVGYPEFATAETGKALLEAAVKRLGEVVEALLRRPLPSTDSPLQRMRIA